One Drosophila teissieri strain GT53w chromosome X, Prin_Dtei_1.1, whole genome shotgun sequence genomic window, CTAGCTTGCAACTCAAAGGTTCTTAATGTGGCTATTCATATTTTAAAGTCCTTTGTGCACCTTCTTTAAATGTAATTGTTTCAAGTGCTGCCGAATGTGCTGCAGCCAGGGGGATGCCAGTTGGCACCTCGGCAATCCGTAATGAGTGGCCAACATTTGCCACATTGTGCGGCGTTGGGCGTTGCGTTTAGGCGGGCCGCATGGGGCGTGGCCGGATGTGGCGGCTGTGCAGCGAACTTGCTCCTAAGCCGCGTCCTCATCGAATGTTGGCCtatgtcgatgtcgatgtcgaatGTCGATtgcaatgatgatgatggtgatggcgatgtcgatgtcgatgttgctgctgtgtctGGCCAACTTCCGTTGCAGCAAGCATGCCACAATGTGTGTGAGTCCGCAGGATAGTCCCTTTATCCTTTATCCTGCGCGTGTATATGTCCCTTTATCCTGCGTGtgcttctgtgtgtgtgtgggtgtggatgaGGCCGCAGGTTGCACCATAATTGTGTTGATTAGCTAATTAGATGTAATTTCGCGGCCGGAAATTGGCAGTTGCTGCACTCGGGCGGCCATTAGGAGGACAATTTCCACACCAGATCCCTTTTTTCACTACGCAACCCCCCTTTTCGCCCCTCTCCACCCCCTTTGTCTATGCAAATGTTGAAGTGCAACAGCGCTTTGGATGCAGGAGCATAATCTCGTCATGAATATGTTTGTTTAGCGGGCAGCCATGTCTCGCCTTCAAGGGTTCCGCTCCATCAGACGCAGACTTTTGGGGCTAGGATACCCCCAATATCCTCAACACCCCCTTTCTCCCTTCCCCCCTGAAGCCACGCCCCTGTGTATCCTGTGTATGATGCTGACGTAAAAGTCGCGCCATAAAAATTCATTGCCAAACGAGCCAAAGTATTGCGGCTATGGATGGAGTTGCAGATGGAGAGGGaaatggagctggaggaggaggatgtggCAGTGGCGGTGGCAATTGCCGAGAGTAGTTCAGACAGCGCTGCAAAAAGCTGGGTAACAGATCTGCAAGTTGAGCTAAAGTCATTGGACGGAGTGCCCATGTTGAAATCATTTACTTGGGCTtacatggcgtatgagtgatgtaAGTGATAAGACAAGCACGTATCATTCGAATTTGCTAACTGGTAATTGATTGGCAAAGGCCGAATTTCTATCTATAAACTACAactaatcaaatattttatatttcaaatataaataacctTTTAAATATAATCAACTCACTGCCTGCAGTGAATGATGTATGCAATAAAGCCAGAAATAggaaacattttataaaaggAATTGCATAAAGTTGTGCGCCTTTTTGCTTGATTTTTCCCTAAACAGCGCAGCGTATTAAAGCGGTTTGGGGGTGTGGAAAATCGCttgcgaaatggaaaatgtagCGGgagtggggtggggtggttttgggtggttttgggtTGGTTACTGGATGGGATGTATCGCTTCAGACgccgactgcgactgcgactgcttCGAAAACGACATCGCAGGCAATGAGCTTAAGTTCAATACATTTACTTGAATTTGCAGCGAACGACAAGgacgaagacgacgacgacgatgtcGTTGACTAGTTGGCTCCCAAGGATGAGTCGGAAACTTTGGTGCGGGGTTGGGGATTCACTGAGGAACAAGGAAGCTGCAAAACAGCACGCAGAACTATAGTTTCTGATgccaatatatttaatatatttatttaacaaaactGCGCTTTCAGTAAACTTAGTTACCTTTAGAGTTCTTCTGCTTGATGTTCACAGGCCCATAATAGTTTGCTTTCATGGAGCAGAACCTTTTTTTTGTCAGTGCATAAAGCCGAAGCCGAAGCCGGGCAACGTTGTGCCCATTACAGACAGTTTTTGTGgcgagaaatttcaaaaagCTCAAATGTGCGAGGCGATAAGCAAAGCAGCAAGAGATTGCCAAGCATGGTGGCCAGAGGGGGTTGGGTAAGAGGGGGGTTTTAGAGGGTGCAGGGGTGTTCAGGGGTTCAGGGGTGCAGGGGTTCAGGGGTTCAGGGGGCAATGGCAGCACTTACATGTAACCAGTCGATGGCGACAACGGCAGCCGCAAATGTTGCAAGGATTGCCGGCaagaagcacacacacacacacaaaattgATGTCTATGTGTGCGGCTTCGCTTGTATTGGGTCCTTGGAGCTCGGcttggtctggtctggtctgaAGGACAACTATTCGAggtggtggggtggtgggCAGATCGGTGGTGGTTGATTCGCCAGCGCAAGTTTTGGTTTTCGAAATTTATCGCTTTTAGATAAAACGTTTTGCGTTTTTACGATACGAGCAGCGAACACTTTGGCCAACTATCCTGCAAGACGTCCTCGCCGCTGAAGGGGATGTCCTTTGTTGTTGGCAGGGGCGGGCTGAGTGGAActggaagtgggagtggcagtggaagtgggagtggaatTGGTGGAGGGTGCGGGCACTGTGTGGATTATgaagtaatttaattaaaacgccTGGGCCGCAAATAAATCCGGCATTATTTATGCCTTCTCGCAGAAGGAACGTGGCATTTCCTCCAAACTGTGTAATCGGtaatacacattttttaagaaatattaaatattttactaacAACATTATATTTCTTTGGTCGCCTGTTGAAATTCTGTGTAATTCCGTTGAATACTCTAATCTCTAAACGATTTAGAAATTCACTTTCTTATCTTACTATTAATTTTCGCTAATATTTTCCCCGCTTTTATTtggggcagcagcagttccagcaCGAAGACGACCACCGCTGCCAGGTTCGCCCAGAGGATGAGCCAGAAGAGAGCGGCTAGTTCCCGCATGGACAGCACGTTCTGGCGAACGGTGgccacctgctgctcctccgaaTCCGAGAGATTCGGGTCGCCATCGATGCCATCGAGGGTGCTGTACGATGTGGAGGCTATGCGGGCCACACTCTCGTCCTTCTCGTCCACGGCACTGACATACTGCCGCGTCCAGTGCTCCAGGAAtccatgggcatgggcatgctGGATCTGCTTGTTCAGCACACCGACCAGATGCGAGTGACGCCGCACATAGAAGGCCAGCTGCTGCGTGTAGATGCGTTCCCGCACCAAGTGCAATCTCCTGCTCATCGGATGCACTTTGCGGAAGTAGCCGAAGTACTCGTAGGGTGTAAGAATGGCCACCCGCGCCGAGGAGCCACTTTGCCGGGCCAAAGCTGGAAAGGATTGCAGCTCACTGCCCGCCAGGTAGACCAGCTGCTCGGGGCGCAGTTCCGGCAAACTGGCCAGGATCCTCGCCTCGTTGACCTCCGCCAGCTGGATGGTGAAACGCTGGGCCAGCACCTCCGCAATGGTTTGCGGTGGATTCCTTTGGGTATCCTGCCGCAGCAGCTGATACATCCCCGACTGGTAGCCACTCCTCAGCACCAAGGTGGCAAACAGCCAGGTGAGCAGTGCCAGGCGCCCGGGAAACCTTTGTGGCACCAAGCGGTCCTGCAGATTGCCGCCGCTTGTCAGGACCCACAGCTCGTAGTATGGATTCACTGGCAGTTCAGGGTGCTGCCACCAACGCAGCACCAGCATCAGGAGCAGGCAGGCCAGGATGAGGACCACCGCAATGGCTCGCCACAGCAGCGGAGCGAAGGGAAAGGACAGCTTCTCGTAGGCGGAGTAGGCACTCTGCAGATTGGTCACCAGCATGATGTGGCTCATGAAGTAGTAGGAGGACTGCGAGTAGGGAATCTCGCTGCCGGCGCTGGGCTTGAAGTGGAATCCGCCCAGCGAGAAGTCGGCGTGATGGCCAAAGATCTGAAAGGAACACCAATTGCATTATCTAAATCCAGATTTAGATGCAGGACGCACCTCGTCGAAAATGGTGCCCGACTCATCGAAGGTGGCCAGCACCTCCTGCTTGTTCATCCAATAGAGACCCACGCTGAAGTTGAGATTGGCAGCCATGAACTGCAGCAGGGCACCCTCGATGCCCACGAAGCTGCCACTGCCGTCGCGCCGCCAAACCAAGTAGGGCATATCCTCCCACGTGGCGCAGGTGAGGAGACAGCCATGGAAGTTGCCCAGCTTGCTGGGAAAGTAATCTCGGCTCACCCACTGCTTGGTGCCCACCTGGTAGCGATTCACTACAGTGGACGAGATCACCTGGCAGCCGTGCCACGCACTGAATGGAAAGTAGCTGACCATGAGGATGTGCTGGCCAGGTGGACGCAGCACCACGCCCACATTCAGTACACTCAGACGCCACAGCAGTCGCAGGACCGCCTGCATCTCCTCGCCATAGACATCCGTGGGCAGGGACATGTATATCAGCGTGTGCGACAAGTCCTGGGTGGCTCCAATCCGAGCGTAGATCGCCGCCAGAGACGGCAGCCCATCGACCAGGGCCAGGACAGCGTGGACATAGGGCTTATACTCCATGgactgctgcagcaggagccTGCGTGCCTGCAAGTCGCtgggcagcagcatcagcacctGGTCGAGCAGCTCCTCCAAGTGGCCACCCGTCGACTGGGCACTTGTGTGGCTGTAGATGTACAAGGTCTTGAGGCGACCCATCTCCGAGTGGGCCACCACTTGAGCCAGCGCCTCCGCCAGGTCGCGATCCGCACTGGCTGCCATTGTGCTGGCcaccaaggagcagcaggcgaGTGTGTACCACCAGTACCTCATGGCCAAAGAGTTGCCCAGGGAATGTGTTAGTGTGGCCACTTTTGGGCACTGGGCTGCTCAGATCCCTGGGGAAATTTTGGTAATGCTGCTGGCCAATCGCGTTAATCATGTCACATTAAAGGCGATTCCCTTGGGAAACCAACTTCTATTACTAACTACAGTTACAACGATAGTGATTTATCAACTTATAGACTGCTAAGTAGACTTTTTTAGACTGATTattaacttataaataaatgctttcTTTTACATTaatagtatttatttttattggcaattaaaataaaagtctaatcatcaacatcatcgtcatcgaaGTTGAAGTAATCGATGTCGTTGTCCTCCCGCTCTTTCCTGCTGCTGAGGCTGAATCCCCTGGGCTCACTGCTCTCGCTGGGCTCCTCCACATCCCGGACATCCTGCTCGTCCTGCTCATCCGGTTCCGGTTCTGGCTCGGGATCCTGCTCCAGCGAATCGTTGGCCTCGTCCTCGAACAGGCTACGCTCTGCGGCCGCCAATTCGAAGACGGGCTCATCCTGCTTATCCTTACTCTTGGTCTTCGTcctggtcttggtcttggtgttggtgctggtgttCGACTTGGAAATCTTGCCCAGAACCGGCGGCTGTACCTCCACACGGGTAAGATTCGTGTGGTGATTCAGCATGCCCTTGTACAGATGCGGAAACCTACGCTGGAAATCCACCTTGATCCGCAGCAGTCGCTCCAACATGCCGGGTGTCAGGATGCCATGCTGCGACCCCTGGCCCATGATGTGGGTGTCCCTGCGATGGCGACC contains:
- the LOC122624874 gene encoding uncharacterized protein LOC122624874; translation: MRYWWYTLACCSLVASTMAASADRDLAEALAQVVAHSEMGRLKTLYIYSHTSAQSTGGHLEELLDQVLMLLPSDLQARRLLLQQSMEYKPYVHAVLALVDGLPSLAAIYARIGATQDLSHTLIYMSLPTDVYGEEMQAVLRLLWRLSVLNVGVVLRPPGQHILMVSYFPFSAWHGCQVISSTVVNRYQVGTKQWVSRDYFPSKLGNFHGCLLTCATWEDMPYLVWRRDGSGSFVGIEGALLQFMAANLNFSVGLYWMNKQEVLATFDESGTIFDEIFGHHADFSLGGFHFKPSAGSEIPYSQSSYYFMSHIMLVTNLQSAYSAYEKLSFPFAPLLWRAIAVVLILACLLLMLVLRWWQHPELPVNPYYELWVLTSGGNLQDRLVPQRFPGRLALLTWLFATLVLRSGYQSGMYQLLRQDTQRNPPQTIAEVLAQRFTIQLAEVNEARILASLPELRPEQLVYLAGSELQSFPALARQSGSSARVAILTPYEYFGYFRKVHPMSRRLHLVRERIYTQQLAFYVRRHSHLVGVLNKQIQHAHAHGFLEHWTRQYVSAVDEKDESVARIASTSYSTLDGIDGDPNLSDSEEQQVATVRQNVLSMRELAALFWLILWANLAAVVVFVLELLLPQIKAGKILAKINSKIRK